The Canis lupus familiaris isolate Mischka breed German Shepherd chromosome 34, alternate assembly UU_Cfam_GSD_1.0, whole genome shotgun sequence region TTACTATAGTATTATTACAACTTTTGTATCTTAATACATATACTTAATTAGATACTGAAAACAGGTAAGTTGTATTGTCAGTGTTCAAGTACATTAGCACAAGAATGGTAAGGTGATGTGAAAAGTATAAATTCCTATAATATGTGTATGCAAGGtggtttttaaaacaatacatcTTCATGATTTACTCTTCTTTTGATTTATGAACACTTCCTCCTATATGTATTGTATTTACATATACATCACACTGCATAGGCATTTATAATCTAATGCATATTgacaaagaaaatcttatttgATAGTGGTCAGtccacaataaatatttgctaagcgtattgtgtacgtgtgtgtgtgtgtgtgtgtgtgtgtgtgtgtgtgtattttttcctcaCATGTagctggagaaaaataaatgccaatgaattaaagtatttttaagtttctctaattctcaaaagatatataaaatacttgGAGGCAAGACAAACACATCCAGAACTAGAGGAAACAAGACAAGGTAGGCAAAATTGTGTGTTGCTGCTTGTAGACATTTCCTGAatgataaggaaagaaaaattagcaaAGACTGGAGTAGAGAGGCCTTAATGGAATACTCCTAAAGAGATCAGTGTAAGAAATCCCAAgattaaggaaataaattaagataCTATAAATTCAATGGGGAAGAGTCATGGTCAATACAGTTTCCTAAGGCTTTTTCTGAGTGGTATCCTGCTCAGCCTGAGTCCTATGGGAAACACTTCCCAGAGCCACTTGTGTAGATAGGGTCCAGGCTGACACCAAATCAGTATAAACTCTGGAGTCTAAGTCATAGTTCTTTGACTCCCAGATTCAGCTGTTTTGTTTATCTGGTCAAGTTAAAAGTGCATATTAAGCATCAACTATGCATAGAGTGTATCAGTAACCATTATCTATGCCAGAGttcaaataaaagttaatatGTGTGGATTTGAAAActtgatcaattttttttctcaataaatatctattgagtatctactatgtttCAAGAAGAAGACTCTGTAAGCTCCTTGAAAGCAAGGTGCCATACCTGTCTTGGTCATTGCTGTATCCCAGAATTTCGCTAGTTTGTTGACTAATACATGACAGGCATTCAATGAATAAACTTTGAGAGATGACAAGAGACAGACTTGGGAGATAGATGTACATAAAggcacataaaaataataatgcaatattGTAAATGCTATAGACGATGGACAAATTATGGAATgatctaaaaagaaattaactccAGCTGGAGAAACTGTGAGAATGTCATGGAAGAAGGAGTATCTGTGAAGTGAGACTTGAATGATGGGTAGGAATTTTATTATAAACCAGGAGCAGAAAATGTACAGTCTGTACAGTCTGTTAGGAGCACAAAATGAACCCGAAAGTCAACATCCATGAGAGACGCAGACTGGGTTGGGGGGTGAGGAACCCATCAGCAGAAGCCCCACCTCATGGGAGCAGTCACTCAGCTGATGCTACTTATTGATACATGGCATTGAGGAGTCTAGGTGGCCAGAATGACCAAGTTTCCaacagaagccagaaatctggacTGTTCTGTAAGATCtctatgttttattatttcaattaattaatattaggAGATTTATGCTGGCCTCATGTTTGTGACTTGTACTTTTATTGTTACATCTTGGATAAACTAAGTTCTCCCCATTAAAGAGTTAATCTGCTCTTCACTTCAGGATTAATAGATATTCATTGAAATAATTCCTCTTGTATCATTATCTACATTTATTAGTATATAAATTGCATGTTAAAAGAGTAAGCTTAAATTTGGcatcttctattttgaatgacccTGTAAGATAAGAATTATTAgttaacattttgcatttttgccCTTTAAGAAAGGTTAACCATAATATTTTAAGCCTCAGTCTGCTTTTTAAACAGAACTTTGTCTTAAAACTTTTCAGAATTTAGATTTACTTGCCTTTTAGGAAGTTCTTTAATAAGCCGTTGTATAACATAGGGATCAGTAAGTGAAGATTATATGTTAGACAAGGAGGGGCTTTCCAAAATATgacaaataacataaaatcttttaacctTGTGTTTTGTGCACAAAGGCACCTTTAAGGGTGTCTCCAGTAAGTGCTATATTAACACAGAAGTTTAGTTAATTACAGCCACTATTCTCACGTACCTTAACCAAGTGTGAATACCAAGCAATCTCATAGTGTGCCCCTGAGCATTAATACCTAATGAAATTGGATTCCTTGTTTCCTCTAATGAGCTCATTGCTTTTCTAAATATGGTCATTGCAGGTAAATGATCAATAGCCTTGAAAATGACACCACTGTTGGATTATTTTGCCAAGAGACTCTTTTTCAGTGTAAAATGAGTATTCTCACATCTATATCTCAGGTTCCTTCCTAAGTAAGCTCATGTATAACAAGAAATACCACAAtgggcttgtttgtttgtttggttttagtgGCTATTAGCAGGAACTATGGACAATCACTGTCTGATTGTAGAATGGTGACTTCGAATCCACACAACCTAGCTCGAGTTGGAACAAACTGGATGCAGTATGTTCCTGTTAATTGAGAGACTGAATGGCAATAAGCTATGAGAAGGTCTGTTTTCTATAATAGTTCGCACCAATAATCTCTACTGTATttatttcctagggctgccataacaaattaccaaaatttggtggcttaacaccagaaaaatttattcttttgaagTTCTGGAGGCCTGAGGTTTGAAATCAAGGTCTTGACAGGCCACACTCCTTCTGAAGGTTCTATGGGAGAATCCATCCCTTGtgtcttccagcttctggtggccatTGGCATTCCTTGATTTATGGCCACAtcacttcaatctctgcctctgtggtcacatCACCTTCTGCTCTACGTGTCTTTCACCAAGACACTTGTCTTCAGATTTTGGGCCCACCTTAATAATCCAAGGTCTCCTTAGCTCAAGATCCTTAGCTTTATAACATATGCAAAGTCcctttttctaaataaggtcacatccaTAGGTTCTGGGgcttaggacatggacatcttttgAGGGGCCATCATTCAACCCATTATGTCTACCTTTCTTCTGTTATATTACTGTTAGTCCTGTTGAACACAGACACTACTGAGGTTGTTATGATATTCAAGTACTTTACTAAGATCATTTATGAGCAAATCATTTATATCATGTGTTTGTAGTTTTAAATTCTTctaacttgggatccctgggtggcgcagcggtttagcgcctgcctttggcccagggcacgatcctggagacccgggatctaatcccacgtcgggctcccggtgcatggagcctgcttctccctctgactgtgtctctgcctctctctctctctgtgtgactatcataaataaataacaaattaaaaaataaataaataaataaattcttctaaCTCTCCTTGCACCATCTCCTTTATACCAATACGATTGAGGCTCAAAAAAGGTAAGATCTTGCCCAAGGATACAACACACCTAATAATAAGTATCAACTTAGATTTAAAGTCTGTACTTTTTTAACGTAGCTTAAATCACATCTAACTTGAGATGTCCACGTCCTTATTTAGAAACTGATAAGAAATTGATAAGTCAGATTTCACAAGGTAGACCTTCTCAGTTAAATTTTTGGTCCCTGTGAGTCCTTAGGCAGATAATATTCCCAAATTCCAAACATCCCTTCATATGTGACCTTAGGAAGAGTAAGCCAAAGTGAGGCTCTGCAGACTAGTAGCCACATGATGATATTAAAGTTAGGGCTGAACACATCCCTCAAAGCTGTCTTCCAATTTCCAATGCTAGCCTGAAAtggatttagaattttttttaagtgggttttAAGTATCCTGCAGTGCCACACAGACTGCTGTATTGGAGTCCTATCTCCTCCACTTACTCACTATGCTTTCTTGGGTTTATCACTTACCTTTCCCAAGTCTCATTCTCCTTATTTGTAAGATAACTGATAATAATTGATATCTCACAGGATCCTTTAAGAAATAACTGAGAGTATAATATCCTTAAATAGTAACTGCTTCATAGTATAGACTtgatgtagatttttaaaattattaccaattaggaatattttatatgtaaagtgATAATGGAAGCACAACTTTGAAATTTGTGGTGGAGTGGCAAGTGGTACAGTTGTATTTGGCTCACAACAAAGCTTCGAGGCAGAATGTGGGGCAGAGCGTTTCAAAGCACAAATATTCCCAGATATGGTTTGCTTTTGCAGATCAAAGTGTTTtatgttccttcctttcttcttcacaCCAGTTATGATCTCCcagctttttcatttctcttcccgctttgtttattctttctttaaggaaaaatttaagtttttattttccaagataATTCTTGGTTAAATTTTACTAAACTATTCCCAGAATTCCTAGGTAATGTGAATCTGTAATTGAGTCAAGACAAACAGTCATATTAGCTCTGCTCCATATGCATGAGCTGTGTCAAGAATATTTGAAACTATTTTCTGTTGGCATGTTTACAGTTTTAAGAAATCTATTGTGACTTGCAGCTTATAGAAAAAGTAGGGAAAGGCTCAGGTCACTGGTATCTTTTAACTCTAGGTGGACTCTTAGAATCACCTGCACAGAGTTTCTAAGGAAGAATGGTTTACAGCCATCAGGTTGAGTGAAGTTAAGGCTCAGTTTGCTCCTATCCATATCATAGCTTAAATCCTTGTAGTGTGTCAGTGGGGCAAGGAGGAAGAAGTTGTGCATCTTTAGATTTCATGTATTGTTTTCCTTAGTTGTAGCTTTCTTTGGCAATTATTGTGAGTTCATGAACCTCGTATATAATAACAGTTTTCTTCATGGAATTCATTGTTTATGATGGGCAAAAATTAATGTACATTCTTAACAGACTCAGGATGTCAACAGTTATCATCCATTGTTAcgtgattttttttatgtttttctcttttttgatgaTCAAATATCAGCACAGGAAAGCAAAATGAATTGCCTCTATGCAAAACTATGACTCCATGATGGAACCAGCCATAAGCATTTGCATATACGTAATTGTGATTTTACCTATGTTAGGTACCACTCCTtcctaccccctgccccccatcagGAAGTGAATTCATTTCCTGGTGGAGAAAGCCTTCAGTTGTTAGTGCTTAAGGGAAAATACTCTAAAATGCATTGTGTTTGTTGCAAATGAAATTCTGGTCACGCTTACAACCACTGTACTTTACTATCAAAAGCACAACAGTCAAAGATTTCCTTTGATCGAGGGGAACTGAAGTGTGTCTGCGTTGAGTTGTTTCACACAGTGTCTTCTCCAACATCTAGGTGAGCACAAAATGCCGAGGCCTCTGGTGGGAGTGTGTCACGAATGCTTTTGATGGGATTCGCACCTGTGATGAGTACGATTCTATACTTGCCGAACACCCCCGTATGTATACCTTAGATGACACCTTGCCAGGGAGGGGCTACCAAGCAACGCTGAACTTGGGTTTCcattgtgtgtttttgttttgttttgttttaaggattttacttatttgagagagagagagatagcaagagatagcatgagcagaggggagagggagaagccgactccccactgagctgggagccccaggtgggctcgacctcaggaccccaggatcatgacctgagctgaaggcagacaactgactgagccacccaggcacccctgtgtgtGCTTTTTCTACATTACTATTGTCAAGTTGTgtctaattttaaatatgtttccattagaaatttattttggaaatgtgaATTGAAACATTTTGAGCTCATTTTATCATGTTCCATGTATTTATACATTCCTTCAgggtaaaaatataatttattcatctCTGCTCCCCCAAAGAGCCTGGAAAAGCATCTTACACACCGtagacttaaacattttttaaattgaaatgaattCTTCAGGGTGCTGTGATTCAAGGATTAGAATCGACAGATTAGACGAAAAGTATTTCAGAGATGTCTTTTAGCTGTGACGTAAGTCAAATAGATTTACAGTAATTCAACTGGAGGTTtgctgagaaagagagaaggtggaAGTAGACGGGCAGAGGCAGACAGAAAAACACATGGAGATAGGTAGGCAAAGACAGACACACGGACAGGGATTAGGGAATGAAGAAAATCTGTGTAGGTGATGACACATGGTTTGCAGGGATGGTAAAGCCAGCTCCTTCATCTTCCTGACCTTTAGGCTTAAATTTTAGAGGTGTTAGCAAGGCCCACGTTTCCATGAATAAAGAGatttcatagattaaaaaaaagttattattgattctctcagtttttctccatagcatttatttatttatttagaacatCCAATCATGCCAAGAAATACCAGTTCTGTTGTTAAAGCTAATTGGTTTTGGTCTCTTTCAAAGCTGATGATGGGGTGCAGTAGGGAACAGCAACTTCTTTTCTCAAGATAGATGAAAAGCAAACCCTCGGAATGTGACTTTTCCCCTGGACAGCTATTTCAGTCCAGGGATAAGCACTTAAAAGGAGCAGTGGTCTAAAACATCCGCTATTCAGGATTTGAgtgtttttttaacttaattcctAAGGcccataattcatttttttaaggcctCTTAATTcgttctctttttccctccttatGCTAACCTAATTCTACCTACAAAGAAGCATGATTTGGTCAGTAGGAATGTAAATTTATGTGGACACTAGACTATTCCAGAAATGTAGTATGATGATgagagtggaggaaaaaaaagataaaatacttcaAACTTCTAAATACTGTTATGTACATTTATGCAAGAATAACAGAAAATCACCCAGAAGCTTACTGCACAGAGAAAattactgtttatattttaatatttctttttaaatcatttgccTATATGgtctcacattttaaaatctattcttacCTATTAATTTCAAACACTATCCTAAAgattcattacttttattttaaaaattctatcctATGTTTAGGGACAACAGAGATGAAAATGCATTCTTAGAAAATGACATAATTATACCAAGTTAGCATATTacttatgacattttatttttagtctttgatATCTTTTATAGAATCACAATTAGATAACCTTTTCCATGGTCCTGTAGACCTAGGGTATACAGACTCAGACAATTTTTTTTAGGACTCTTGTTGAATAACCCCTCCCCAAATCAGAATATTTAACATTACTCTAGAAGCCAGATCTCAGATAATTCCCAGTAAGAAATTCCCAGAAAGAAATTCCTGACTGGTTAGCATTAGCCATCTCCCTGCAGAGCTGCCATCTTGGATCTGGGCTGGACATGGGACTGATTGGATGACGCCATAGGCTTGACTCCAGGGGTCCTACAGAGCATCAGAAATCATACTctgggggtccctggatggctcagtcagttaaaggttGGATCCTTGGCataagctcaggtcttgatctcagggtggtgggactgagcctcacattAAGCTCTGAGCCCAGCGAGGAGTCTGTTCAAGTTTCTCtatccctcttcttctgccttccctcattctctctctctctcaaacaaataaataaataaatcttaaaaaaaaaaaaaatcacactccaTGTGGTAGCGAGGGTTGGAGAGGGGAAAACCAGGGCCATGATATTAAGGCATCCCATTCAGGTGGAAATTCTGGCCTTGTTTGACACAGGTTCCAAAAggggacttaaaaatatttaaggaaggcATTCCAAATTGAGAGACTTCTTGGCTTGGGCTGCTGAGTTGGAGACCCGCTTGAATATGTTACTTGAGTTTCAAGAAGATTGTTGAAATGTGAAAACTGATACCACTTAGTtacacatttttctccttcctgaattttgagaaaaatggaCGTCAGATTTGGCCTAAATTAGAAAGTTAGGTctaagtattttgaaataatgcCACATTTTAAGATCTTAAATAATCACCTATTGATTAGGTAGAatgtggggtgctgggtggctcagtcaggtaagtgatcaactcttgatctcaactcaggtcttgatctagggttgtgagttcaagccccatgttgggctctacactgggcatgaagcctacttaaaaaaaaaaaaaatcagaagctgATTTTATGCATTGATTTACTCTCTTAAATGGATTATAGTagtgcttttttatttaaataaattggcCACATTTTACAAGCAAACTATTACTAAATAAGCCCTAAATGTATCTCACCAttgaggaaaaattatttaaaatacaaggaGACCCCAAtcactatgaaaataaaacaaagaaaatactgtatcATTAGGTGGCTAAAATAAAAGTAGCATTGACATCAGATAATTAACCCtctatttgaaacaaaattttcctatttttaatttaacataacTGGAATTCATAGCTCAAGAGGTTTCATAGTTGAGAATGCTTCCACTGCAGAGAGTGATTGttactatttcattttgtttacctGATATCTTCTTCCTTGGACCTTCTACCATATATTCCCATATGGCTATAGTTTTCAGTTTTGCTCAGTTGACAGTGCAAGGTTAAAGGGTTAATATGGAATGTTGGCCAAGACTCATCACCTAAGCAATGAAAGAGAATATGATCTGGTTTCTGCACATAGTTTTCTACTATATAACAGAAGTTCCTTCTCCTTCTAAAAACCTGCTAATGGCTCCCACCAGCCTGAATTGGCAAGTGacatcttgaaatattttatcctaCTCCTCGATACCAAATTTTAACcagttataataaatatattttttcaatagaaCTTCAAACAAATGTAGTGATTGTTAAGTTCTTAAATGTTTATTGGGGTAAGTTCTGCAGAATAGATACTCCACTTTCAATTCAATATTCACCTATAATACTTGTGAACAAGATTTATTCccaaacagaaaacagacaaggaaacagTTACTTAGTCctcactatatgccaggcattttcctggggggggggggggcatcaaGACTAAGTAATAATTCGTGCTTAAACAAATAATCATATCAATAATCATCTCatgatatttttgcattttatgaaaACATTCCACATTCACACAAATTTGAAGTCTAATTCTTTCAGTGggcatatattaatatatgtgaGTATCTGTTTTGGGGTGTACCTCTGTACCTTAACATGTTTCCTTCCTCTGACCATGATGTAACCACATGCCCTGATCTTCCAGTGAAGCTGGTGGTAACTCGGGCATTGATGATTACTGCAGATATTCTAGCTGGATTTGGATTCATCACCCTGCTTCTTGGTCTCGACTGTGTGAAATTCCTCCCTGATGAGCCATACATCAAAGTCCGCATCTGCTTTGTTGCTGGAACCATGTTACTAATAGCAGGTACTCTCTGCACTAGTGATGGGGGTAGGGATGCTCATCCGTGATCTTGAGATGAAGAGAAGGGTGTTTGTTGTCAAAAAGTTCATTTTAGGAACATATGTGACTTGTTTTTCTAGTTTGAAGGACCAAAGAGCACATCCACCAACCTTACTTTCTTCAGCTGTGGAATCAGATAATTGATTTTTGATAATATCCCAGATCAAAGTTTATTAAGTCCtcaaactactttttaaaaaattatgtaatgctttaaaattttcaaataatttatttttttattattcacgAAGTCCCAAAGTAAGTCCCAAACCACCACTTCCTTACTTGTACCCACTCCCACCACTTCTTTTTAACAATGAACTAAATAGTGCCAAGTCCTATGTGAGACTTTTCTCATGTGCCAAGCCATTTATTTGATCATAAATGTAACAATAAGCAGATTATCTCCCTACTTAAGAACTAGATGGATAAATGGAGTCCTGAAGGCTAATAAATCAAGCATGACTAATAAACAGTCAAAAAGCACTTTACATGGTGTTTATTGATGAAAGAGCAAAAGTGATATTTCATGCAGGTCTGTCATTAAACTCACTTTAGTCTTCCTCTGTCACAACATGATGTCTTCTTAGGATCTTAATGCaagttgggaaaaaaatacactgttGAAGCACTCAAAGTGCAGGAAGATAAAAAACCAATGAGCATACCccctcagagaaaaaaaaacaacttttttttttcttgatggtaGCAACCAAAAATTAGCAAAGCAAATGTAACTGGGAACTTCATCAGGCAGTACAAGATGAAGAGATAAAGGTTTTAGATCAAAAGTGCttgtaggggtacctggctgacgcagtcggtagagcatgtgatctTGACCTTGGAGTGGTGAGTTGGAGCCCTACCTTGGTgttagaatttacttaaaaaaataaaaacaaacacttggAGATAAATGTGTGATATGTGAGCTTAGGCCAAGTTACTTAACTGGTCTCCTTTTCTTGATCTGCAAAATAAGGTGAAGCCCTAGTAATAAAATCTACTCAAATGCTGTCATGAAGATCCAGTGTGGGTAGAGTAAGCCCATAGCAGAGAGCCTAACCCATCACGCACTCAAAACTAGGGGACTTCCTgaagttttacacacacacagagtcaagGCCTGATGATCCTTAGGCTGTATTAAAAAGTCACAAGAACTTAgtaagttttcctttttaagacgTTTATTCCCATGTCCAGCCTAGTGATAACATTTTGTATGTATTACTGTGTCTTATTGAACAAATTTAAACACCATGTAATGCTATACATTTTTGCTCCAGAATACTTTGGAATATCACCAGATTCACCATTTTtgataaaaaacaacaacaacaaaataaactaaattaaaaacaaaaaccaagaaacaatgagttgctgggaaaaaaaatccctgcagGAATGGATTAAGAAATGACAAAAGTAAATTTCCAGAGATGGCCAAAGGCTTGGAACCATCATTTGAAATTAGTATGccttatataattatataaaataataattttatgtataaaatactaAAGCCATCTTAAACTTATAGAttacaatattataaaaaatatgtagcaATTTATACCCTGTTACCTGAAGGTTATAGGTTCACGATCTGGCCCTTCTTAAACTTCTTGCATTAAACAATTGGGAAAagaatgcaatgaaatgctgaaCACCATTTTCACATAATTTGTCCCAGAGTTCCTCACCTTTTTTCCTTGCCTCTAAGCAATGACGTGCAGTTTATATGTTTAAATGTGAAAGGACTCTATTGGTATCATTTCAAGCCAGTCAAATTGACAGATGGACTAAATTTCTTAATTTACTCTTACATGGTATGAGGGTGGtagataagaatttatttttttatttttattttttaaagattttatttatttattcatgagagacacagagagaggcagagatacaggcagagggagaaactggctccctgcagggcctaagatcatgccctgggccaaaggctctactgctgagccacccaggagtcccaagaatttattttaaaataaagacagtttttactccatttatttgttttttgaccCAAACACACTAAAGCTATTGACTTCAAAAACATAGTTTCCTTATGGGAGCTGATTATGTAGCTAATACAGCTTTAACTGTGGGtctaggtgggggggggggggggcaaagcaTCAATAGAATATTCTTAAAGATATgtgtttttaattagaaaatcagTAGAGAATGAACATATGCTGTGTATTATGTGTCTTCGATTtagtgttctttccttttttcttttgtttttcatattttgttttatacagcacttaaaatttggaaagaggaaaattaaagaaaaccacAGTGATCATTTTATGTTCAAACAAACAGAGAAACACTGCATTGTTTACTCTGTATATAAACTGATACATAGTTTGGAATAAATACACAATAGGAAGCAAAAGGAAGACATAGAAGAGGTATACAAAATCtgagttgtcaaaaaaaaaaaaattgagttgtcCTTGAATCCATCGCATCACTATTATCCCTCTAAATTATGCCATGCATTTTGGGTAGCAGctatatctctttgaatttaaatttgaaaaggcCTGCATTATTTTTAGcaactttcctttctttcaggtGCCCCGGGAATCATTGGTTCAGTGTGGTATGCGGTTGATGTTTATGTGGAACGTTCTTCTTTGGTTTTGCACAATATATTTCTTGGCATCCAATATAAATTTGGTTGGTCTTGTTGGCTTGGAATGGCTGGGTCTCTGGGTTGCTTTTTGGCTGGTGCTGTCCTGACATGCTGCTTATACCTCTTCAAAggtaagaacaaaataaaatagcatactTCCTTGCCTCCTGTAACAATCTGCCCAGCCTTGTGGAAACATCTTACTAGCACAAAATAATGTTGCAATACTTGATCCCTACCTATTAAATAAATGACAcattaaaaatttctgttgttcaagaaCAACTGATTTGCAATATTTAAGCCTTATTACCTTGTTAGTGTTatattgggagaaaaaaacaaacaaacccacagtTATAGCTCTATCCATTCTAAATATATGATGATTTCAATGTGTtcatgatttcatatatatatatatgatttatatatatatatcttcattcaATCTACTAAATTTGTACCTAGAGTTAAATATATAGACTGAAATCCAAGTCAAATATTTGTTGTCAAAAATGTAATGTGTAattattgggtttttaaaaatataacttaaaaagcAAGAGAATCCATCTCttcattagaaagaaaagaagaaaagaaggaaagaaaggaaaaaaggaacaaagggatgaaggaaaagagatacaaagaaataaagagagaaagaataggaaATTACCTAAGTTTTCAATCTAAAAATAACTTTCGAGTTGAAAATCTCAGATTTTCTTCTAGGGTTCTTCTTAGAAGATTCCTTCttagaatatttatattcttgcctctttatGAGAAGAATGTGTAAAATGACATTTTCTCCCCAAAGTTTGCTgagtcttaattatttttatatcactaCATTTATCTCTTTCCAACAGATGTTGGACTTG contains the following coding sequences:
- the CLDN16 gene encoding claudin-16 isoform X1; the protein is MRGLLQYTACFFAFFSTGFLVVATWTDCWMVNADDSLEVSTKCRGLWWECVTNAFDGIRTCDEYDSILAEHPLKLVVTRALMITADILAGFGFITLLLGLDCVKFLPDEPYIKVRICFVAGTMLLIAGAPGIIGSVWYAVDVYVERSSLVLHNIFLGIQYKFGWSCWLGMAGSLGCFLAGAVLTCCLYLFKDVGLERNYPYSMRKAYSTAAASMAKSYAAPRTETAKMYAVDTRV
- the CLDN16 gene encoding claudin-16 isoform X2, with protein sequence MRGLLQYTACFFAFFSTGFLVVATWTDCWMVNADDSLEVSTKCRGLWWECVTNAFDGIRTCDEYDSILAEHPHILAGFGFITLLLGLDCVKFLPDEPYIKVRICFVAGTMLLIAGAPGIIGSVWYAVDVYVERSSLVLHNIFLGIQYKFGWSCWLGMAGSLGCFLAGAVLTCCLYLFKDVGLERNYPYSMRKAYSTAAASMAKSYAAPRTETAKMYAVDTRV